In Hemicordylus capensis ecotype Gifberg chromosome 4, rHemCap1.1.pri, whole genome shotgun sequence, the genomic window TTATTCTTGCTTCTTCGGCTTTGTTTTATGTGCCTCCTGCAGACCTGCTCatcgctgctgctgttgctgctgctgctgctgctgctgctggaggatgaggaggacgaggaggatgaggacgaggaggaggaagaggaacttGCCTCCATCTTCTGTATGGTCTTGATAAACATGGTGTCCATCACATCCATTTGCAAGCAGCAGGTTGATTTGCTTACCTTCAGTGAATCCCCCCACATGGTCTCACACATGTCAGTACCATCAGCATACATCTAGGAGTTAGAAAGACAAAGCTGGATAGTTACAGCATCCATCCAACCCAGGAGACTTGGAACAGGTTCATTCTTGTCATGCTAGCCTTCATAAACTGGACCATGTTTTCCTTCTCTGGTCTGGATCTTTGCCCACTTTGAAAAGCAAGGTGAGGGGCAGAGTGTAATTTGGCAGGTTAAAAACAGCACGTAGACGTAACATGGCAAGCATCAATTCAGGATACACAATTCAGGATATGTCAGTTCAGGGCTGGTTCATACGATCAATCTCATGTCGGTTTGGTGAAAAACAGAAATCCAGGTGATGTGCACACTCCCGCAGAATGTTGTGTGAATTTAGGATTTTTCAGTGATCCCAGATTCATGTCTCAACAGATCGATATTTAACCAAGGTCTGGTAAATTTAAACTCAGTTTGTGGGTATCAGTTAAATACCTGTTGGTCATGGTGCGAATTTGGGATCAGtgaaaaatcctgagttcacacaCTCCGCCAGGATATGAATTTTTTCATCGAATTGATGTAGGATTGATCATGTGAATCAGCCCAACATTCTTTCCAAGTAGTCTCTGCAGCCATTTGCACACATCATACAGAGGACTGTATCAAAGCTAAAACTTTGGAGAAAGGAGGCAAAGCATCAGTCTTCAATGTGCCTGTCCAACTCTATTCCTTTTGGATCTTAGCAACTTCATTTTCAGCTGTGGGCCAACTCAGActgaaaccttccttccttccttccttccttccttctgtccttccctccagaggcgtaactatagggggggcagggggggcacgtgccccgggcgccatcttttctggtcacgtgggggggtgccaccatgaccaatttttttaaattttttttaaaaaaaattcttaatacaaatgtttcctgctcaatgcagcagcgctgcagcagtcaagggagcgagtcagtgcccccttccccacgagcggtcccttccacgccgcctgcgccccccctccattgctttgctggcgcctggcggccagtcagtggcctggcttggcggcggcgggcgcttgtgaggaaaaacctaagtataatgtagtatgttgggggggcggtggggggcgccatttcagtgcttgccccgggcgccgttttccctagttacgcctctgcttccctccctcccttccttccaaatgTAGAAAGAGTAGCACagtttgaaaagcatttgggtaCCACTTGGAGATGGTCTGACTGGCTGACTGAGCTGGCAAAACAATACATTGCTGTGTGAATTACATACCACACAGGGTTGGTATGACTTACTAGACATGCTCAGAAGTCCAGATCCTTTTATTCTAGGAGCCAAATTAGACATGACATTGAACACATCATAGTCTGCTTGGGGGCTTATTTTAAGTTGCAGCTACATGGCAAGCTGCATCTCTGGGGCTCATAAGCTTCAGGGGGATTTTTGTCAGGGAAATGGCATGGAGATAAACAACACCTACTTCTGCACCATGTTCCTGATCCAATTAGATACCCTATATAGCTGCtactttaaattaaaaataagtcCATAACAAGACATGAGAGCATCTTCTTCCTTATGAGCCCTGCCACTTATTgggatcatttggggaggtccatctgcagttgctaccagcttaTCCGGTGGCTATTCAGAGATAGACCTTCTTTGTTGGCACCCCccaggttttggaatgtgcttcctgccaaaataagagtcTCCTCAACTCTGACAGCTTtcaaaaagactcttaagacacatttgttttaatttgagTTGTAGAATTGTAACTTAGAATGATTcagagaagattggaaaccatttttggtgtatctaaaaaactattttcctactatggaccttacagctggatttgaaatttagagagaaaattaaaagaaaaagaaaaaaaagaaatgcagattgggtagactaattgtgtttgtaagggtttaaatttatgttttgaattattattatagcaagggtaaattttatagctgatgtttcacgaagagagatgcgcgggaagcccacttctgtttattatgtttgttatgaatgaatattatgactgttaaaatcaattaaaattcaatatgaaaaaaaaatttgAGTTGTAGAATTgtacatttgtttttaaactgtattacagttttaactgttttaattttatgttatatttgttgtaaaccacccagagatgtaagtttgggatggtatacaaatataataaataaataatgccatgTCTTCTTTAGCCCAGTCAtccccaaaagaagaagaagaagaaagggaagacTCCTGTGAGGCCAAAGTCCTCACAATGAGGATGAGATCTAGCCCGTCTGCTGGCCACTTTTGCCTTGCCTCTTTTCAATGGGCTTTGCTGAGGTTGGGTAATTCTGCTGCATTTCTGCATCAGGTGTCATTGGATCATCTAATTGCTTCAATGCAGAGGCAcaggagaaagacttgacttctCCTGAGACATAAAAAAGGCTGTTGTCTCTGTATGTCACTGGTCTGGATATGCCTTCTGATTGGAAGAAAGCAAACATAGTGCAGTTACTCAGGCAAGACACAGCAGGTAGACTCCTCTAATGCATTCTAAAAATGTCTCCAGTTTTCATTCAAAGGATACCTCAGCCATCAGAAGTCTGGGAAACACCATTTTAGATAAATCGACTTTGAACAAATATCACAACATAACTTTATCTTCATAATCTCTCACATTGTGGTTTAGAATTTGACTGATTCATTGACCTTACAATAACACAAAGATGCAATTACATTAATCTGATTCACcacgagccccaccgcctgttaagatcatctgaagaggttcgcctgcagttgccaccaactcgtctggcggctacctggaaacgggccttctcttttgctgcccctggactttggaatgtgctccctgttgaaataagagcctccccatctctggcaactttttaaaaaggcactgaagacatatttattcatccaggcttttaattagatgtatagttttaataattttaatgttgggttttaaatgattttaatgtttaaatgattgtaatggtttaattgatttaatgttttaaattattttaattgtaaactgtccagagatgcaagttttgggcagtatagaacagaacagaacagaactttattacggtcatagaccaatatacaagaaatacaaacaatgcatcatgtaaatacaatttaaaaagaagagagaaatatataaactacttatgaaatgcattgctaaagatcaaattgagttttgcagattataaaacaaaacctggccacaatattaatgattttttaatctgggttaagtaataaaactTCAAAATCATCAGtgtgtcctaaaaacttagacaataagggggagattaatctcataggaacacaggaaactgccatatagtgagtcagaccattggtctatctagcccagtattgtcttcacagactggcagcagcttctccaaggttgcaggcaggaatctctctcagctctatcttggagaagccagggagggaacttgaaaccttctgctcttcccagagcagcttcatcccctgaggggattatcttgcagtgctcacacatcaagtctcccattcatatgcaaccagggcagacactgcttagctatggggacaaatcatgcttgctaccacaagaccagctctcctctcaagaccagctctcctctcaagcaggcttccttaaaaaaatcacaatgtaaaattgaatgtgtattggtctccacttgaccagaacCGCAAGGGCAGAGGCACGCAGGGAAAGGGATGcccttgaacctgccctctaaaaACGGCAGATGGAAGAACGTCCATTCAGGCTAATGTCAAATTGTCAatgctgttagaggttgttgatttttacccacaataggtaaaacagcagagcactaaggaatgagcacacaccccagttacagagtaggtagcagaggatggttcggatattgcagctatttaaagaaaagacatggagatccttgtatgactaaacactaaatatttattggttaaatacacttagataggaaagacctatctctaatctaaaggactacatagtggataggtaaggagagagagatgtttccatctactctctaggaggaaaggaaggattgtgactcagcacaggaagtgctgcagagtccattcaggggtcatagagtagggacagatagggagaccctgactcactgtctctactcccaatgcccctagtggtcattaggacagttggtgcaaaaggtcgatgcactggaagttcatctccaacaaatgcATGTCTGAATTTGGGGATAATAATAGAATACAGATAGCCTGCTGGCTTGAGATTAAACAATTGCGCCCCAAGATAGATGGTCTTAGAAAtaaaagcagcttcctcttgcaATCCTACATCAGTGATGTGTTGTTTGATCTCCCCCTTAGCCCAGTCATTGCCCATCTGCAGCAGAACCTCTAGAGGCAGTATAGAGAtttgttaaataaagaaataaagaaataaattctTGAATACAAAACTGGATATCATAATGCAAGGCAGGATGTGTGTGAGCAGATGAGTTTCATCTTCTTATTGAAGGAATATTTGCTAGACCACCAGAGCACTGTTGGATGCAGAATTACAGCTAGTTGGGGTCTTCCCAAAAATGCTCTTTGGCTCACTAACTTAAGAGtgttataggaatataggaaactgccttctactgaatcaggccattggtctatctagctcagtattgtctacacagactggtagcagcttttccaaggttgcaggcaggaatctctctcagccctatcttggagatgccagggagcctggaaccttctcttcccagagtggccgcatcccctaaggggaatatcttacaatgctcacatgtggtctcccattcaaatgtaaccagggtggaatCTGCtaaggaaaggggacaattcacgcttgcttccacaagactgtCTATGGCTTATAGATAATTTCCATTACATTACCTGGCTGTAGGGGATGCACTTATCCTTACAGTGGTTTTCTCCTTTGTGATCAATTTCCCAGTCTTTCAACCAGTTCTTAACACATGTGAGATCATTTTTACAAGCTTCATACCTACGAagtagagaaagagagaaagcacaGATGATTGccttgtttgtgtttgtgttgtcTGTTGTGATACAAAACAGAAGAAAGCTTGCAGGTCATGCTGATAATATGTTGTGTTTTCCCTTCAGTTCAGTTAGCTCAAAGACTTATTTGGAATTTTTTCATTTGGCAGATAGGTAAACAGAAGAATAGAACATCATATTAACTTCCTCCCAGTTCACCCTGTCATTCAGTAACAAAAGGAAGTCCCTTTTCacgcaacacataattaatctattgcaTTATCTGCCATGTCATGTGATGATGCccaccagcttggaaggctttaagtggtgcttaaacaaattcatggaggacaagtctatcaggcTACTTTTATGTTAAGAGACAGGatgcttccaaataccagttgcagagaggggaatgccttcatctcctcattGTGTGGCTCCCCAAGGCATTTGGCGagccattgtgtgaaaaaggtgctggactagataggccttaggtctgatccagcagggatgttcttatgttcttaggttcagAGCTAATATCCGGATTACAACCTAGCAATATTCATTGTGACATGTCAGTCATTGTTAATCTGTACATGACGTAGTGCAGCTTTTTAATGCCAAATATTGTCAGCATAAGCAAGGCTTATACAACTCCTGTTCAGATTTATGTTCTTGACCTTTTTATTTGCAAGGTCAGTCAAAGTTGGGAAAGACTGAAGGACCGGACCTTCTCAAGTGGGAACACAATCAGGGAGAAAACCTTCTTTCTTCTGCAAGTCCCACCACAGGCAGTATATTATCCTTTGAGGAGAGGAGCGACATGGCACTCCTCTTCCATTTGCAGTTCAGACTGGTAAATGTCATTCAGACCacaaggaagtgtggaagagcgCAACAGTACACATTCTCTTTCCTCACTGCATCTTAGACGGGTGTGGAGTCTCACTCTGCCTCCTGGGAATAATCCCCactttctccttggaggaagagaaaggaggaggttTATACCATCAGATATCCTCTTCCCCTCCCAGGATAACTTAACCCAGCTCCTTCCCCTGTGGGCAAAGGCAGCTGTCAGCCTCTCCTTTTACTATCGCCTCCTCCTGGGCCCACTGCTCTGTCTCTTCAAATAGTTGCTAGCAGTGACTGCCGACATTCTCACACCTGTGCAAGTGACGTGTCTTTTCCCAACTACAAGTCTTGTTGGACTTCTTTGAAATGTTCTGTCAGCAGCAtagccacataagaacagccctgctggatcaggcccaaggcccatctagtccagcatcctgtttcacatagtggcccaccagatgccactggaagccacaggcaggagttgagggcatgccctctctcctgccgttactctcctgcaactggtattcagaggcatcctgcctttgaggctagaggtggcctttagccctccaactagtagcaccATTTGTGGGACACATGCCACAAACAGCTGCAAttatggtgctctctctctctctgcctctcttccCAGCTTCTGGAGCCTTGGAATGCCCATCAAACCTctctctgtcttcacagtggtGGTGGAGTCAGGAAATACCAGACACTGGGGAGACAAGAATATGCACAGATCCATATTCTCTTCCTACAGCTTCTTCCCAGGCTTCAGGGGGCCTTCAATAAACTGCCTTCCATGGGTGGACCCTCAGAGAGTCTTTCCATTACCACTATGCAAAAGCTGTGGGCAAAGGCTGTGGTTTTAGAGACCAACAGCAGGCCCTTCTGAAAGCCctgggcccttggcagctgcccagccATGCCAATTCCTGATGTCAGCTCTGCTCCTTCCCTTTCTCAAGATAATAGGGTTTCTAGTAGGGTTATTCTGCTAATGATAGAGTGATTGCCAGATTCAATAAAGACTCATTATTATGTAGGTGAAGTGATATCACTGGTGCAGTTTCTCCCAGCACTCTAGTGCTGTGACAGAAAAAGTGCCACCTACTGAAAAGCGCTGTCAGACATCAATATTAAATACACCAAAGTTCCGTCTTCTATTGAATCTACCAAACCACTTATATACCATTATACCAATGGTAAGAATTTCCACTGATTTAATCAGTGAGAGGATTTGTCCTCCATTTTTGAAAGATGCTTGAGAGAATCCAGTTCCAAAGCATACTGGGGGCTGAAAAACAGGATATCTGGAGAAGAAATATATGGTGTGCAATGTGAAGAACATGGAATCAAAAAAGCAATGCACATTCACAAAGTCAGATTACTTGCAACGATCTGTTTTCGTTTAAAACAAATCCTTATGTCAGTGCTGAGAATTTATTAAATGTGCCAAGTTCATGGTTTCCGCTGTAATTGTCCAAGGACTCTCTGGCAGGTGGGTTGGAAAGGGAAGCTGCCCCAAGAGCTCTCCAAAGTCCATGCACAGGCTGGAAGATGAGCTCTAGCAGGCAAATCCAGGCCAACAGGAAGCAAACGGAAAACTTAAGGCGAGGTTCCTTAAGTCCTTTAAAATCAAATCTCTGCTTCCTCAGAACATTATGAAAGCTATTTGCCCTTTTTCAGAGATGCAAGAGATTTGTAAGCAAGTGCATTTGCAGCATGAGGAGAACTGAGCTGATATAAACCTGGCAGCTATGTATTGCATGTTAAGTAGATTTCAGCATGCAAATTCTGTTTGGGAATACAGGGCAGGACAAGTGGGAAAATTGCCCCTAATTTTTTCCAAacccacagggcaaccaaaatgatcaggggcctagaacaccttccttatgaggctaggctacagcatctggggctctttaccttggaaaagaggcaactaaggggagacatgattgaagtgtataaaactatgcatggagtcgAGAGGGTAggcagaaagaaatttttctccctcactcacaacattagaaccagaggttaccccatgaaactgaaggttgggacatttaggactgacaaaaggaaatactttttcacacagcacgtaattgatctatggaattccttgccatgggatgtggtgatggccacgagaCTGGAAGGGGCTTagccagattcatggaggacagatctatcaatggctactagtctgttggcagtgggccatctccagcctcagaggcatgatgcatctcaataccagttgcaggagagcaacagcaggagagagggcatacacatacactccccagaggcatctggtgggccgctgtgggaaacaggatgctggactagatgggccttgtgcctgatccagcagggctgttcttatgttcacagttATAAGCAGGGTTACTCTCTAATGGGAATAAAACTGAGTAAGGCTCAGTCAGAGCCTGGGCAGGTATAGTATGTGGGAACTCTTCATTGCAGTTCCCACCACTGCAGGTCCCCTTCTTCACCAGGACCAacaagaacagcagcagtggcaaggtCCAAAAGGAAACtctccaatgccaagcccaacAGGACTTAGGAGATCACTCCAGAGGCTCtgggacagggctgctcaacttagctccctccccagctgtttttgaacgacaactcccataatccccagccacagtgaccaatagtcagggattatggggattgtaggccaacatctgctggagggccaatgttgagcagccctgccctggtGCAATCTCTCATTTCCTGTTAGCTTGTGTTGCAATCTTTCACACTCTTTCACACTCCCTTAGCCCCACTGGGCATCCTCAAGGCTGGAGGGCATGCAAGAGAGGCATGCTCTGTTGTCACCAGCTGCCCCTCTCACTGCCAGGAGTAATGATCAATTCTTTCTGGCACCCCTCACGCTGGAAAGGGGAGATACGGAAAGATTTTGGCACTGGGCTTTCTGCTAGGCCATGTGCCTTGGCCAGTGCCTGACCATGTCACCCTCTGACACTGGGGTCAGCAACTGGAGGTTCCTCAGCCAAATCCAGCCCCCTGGGTATTACTACCTAGCCCCCCAGCTGCCAATTTAGAGGTCATGGTGGTGTGAAGAAGTGGCATCTGCGTCTACACAACTAACTGGCAGACAGTTTTAAAGAGCAGTGGCAGAGGTGTTAACCTAtcacccttctctctcttttcaaagTGGTCTTTCAGAAATATCAGTTGATGAGGAGGAATTTCCAGTCAGAGCTATGCATTGTGCTTGCAGGAGAACTAGGTCAGTCCAGGAAATGCCATcataaatataattttttaatacaGAGTGGGAAAATTCATGCATACAATACATAATTAAGAGTGGGAAAAGTCACCCAAGTTTAAATGTGGGGATAAGATTGCTATATAACTAATACTCCTCCCCCAGATGCTGGCCAAAAAAAACAAGGGGTATCAATCCAGGAATCTATAGTAGGCATACTTAAAGTCTGGCTCACACCCAGTGGGAGTTTTGACTTTTTTCTTCGAACAGAGGGCCATTTCTATCCCTctacttctttaaaaaataaataaataaattccaaagtCCCACTGGTATGGTCCATACCATACCATAAATTCCATacttttgaatttatttatttatgtattgttctaCATTGTAGAACAAATGCTGGGCTTCCCTAAATTGTGTCCAGATATTCTGGAAGTTCTGTGGAGCTGAAATGGTCTGAAATAAAGAATGCCCATTTATGGAACTGGTGTTAAATATATTCTTTGGGATTCTCTTTTATTTGAGTCATCCTCTTAAAATCAAACACAAGTCTTAAAAATAGGGACACCTAGTTATCCTCTTTGTTGTCCTGGAATGTAGTAGGTGTGATATTAAGTTAGTTTGGAAGGTTAAGGGCTAGTCCCTTGGTAAGCTGATCAAGCATTTGAAGCAACATTAAATATTTTGTTGACAAATCTGATTTTGGTAACCTCAACATTTTTGTCAATGTCACTAAATTTTTGCATAAGCTGTTGCCATATTACTCATAGAGAATAAATAATCCTAAAATAATGTATTTTATTACAACACATTTTGTGGGAACAGATAAAGGCAAGCTTTCAAATTAAACAGAACTCTTAATCTGGCAGAATGTGTAACCTTCAGTCTTGAAAACCCCTATCCCAATAAAATCTATTCCGATAAATAGATCACTGTACTTGATTTCTCATTTAAGCTTTTGAGTGATCCATAAGTGACACCGATGTAGCTCAAAGTTGCAttagtttcccccctccctctttttctttccatccctccttccttttctcatctccccacAACCAGTGCCGAGGGGGGAGAGTGGGGTTGGgtttgggagtgggaggggggactgggaaagacattgtaaaatacaaaatgttttaaaaaacattaacatttaaaaagttGCATTAGTTGAATACAAcagagcagaggtgcacttaggtaattttggagcctggacctaaagacctttggaatccgccccccccgcccccgccgctgcaagttaagcaccactTTTTTAAcgtgtaggttcttgagggcacaaaccacaccacccaggacagagtaaagaggatttgaggccctccagggggtgtggaggccctggacctcgactctaaagttcaggggtaagagtgcctctgcaacAGAGGACAAAGTTGCAAAATTAATCTTACTTATTTTGCTTTAAGTAAACACTGTAGCTTTGCTGAGATCTTAACAGTGTATGTATAAATAAGGAGGTAGAAGAGCGAATTTAGATTTTGAACACAGCAACATGGAAGggtcaggcaggggtgtagctataattgagtggatcagttcaaagaacccaagcccccgtgttcctgagggccccccagctccacccctccctattttctttagtggtgtgcacggaaccggtctggcactggggaggggggctctctaaaggcgggggagggtgtacttacccctcccgccgctttcccccctccagcactccccgctttgtaagcatttggggcggcagggtaccttcctgctgcccctacccccattcctcgtcaaaaggcttcaaaagcctcactgtgcatgtgcacgttGCGCGCGTCACCTCTGTGTGTTGCATGCACATGCGATGTGCGCACACGCAGTGAggtttttgaagccttttgatgaggggtggggtaggggcggcaggaaagtaccctgccgccccaaatgttTACAAAGcagggagcgctggaggggggaaagtggcaggagggataagtacaccctcccccacccttaaagacccacccacccccggcgcCGAACTGGCCCCAGgaccggaccagtctggaggcccttagaatgggctccggaccggtctgtgcacatcactattttcttcattatctccctcactctgagcagCCCCCtattccctagctatgcccctggggtcAAGATTTGTTTAATTAAAAGTAGAGATAGTAAGTACTGACATACCAATCATCACAGAAGTTTTGACACACAGGAACAGACTTGATAGCAGCCCTGTATTTGGGATGTTCCCAGTAGGCAGCATATGGTGAACACCTGTAAAAGCACTCCATCTTCTTCATATAACTCTCACAGCTGTTATTAAGAGAGAACAACCATTGTTACTACATGAAGAGCAGCTATCATGGCATACCTCAATGTTCCAAGATCAGTTCTGATTTTTCAAATCACTTTCTTGGGATGCGACACTTTAGACTAGGTCAAATCAGAGTCCTGCCATTCAGCTCATTGTGCTAGCATATTTTAAGACTCACGTGAAGCTGTGGTATGCATAGGAGAATTATGTGTCAATATACCACAACCtaacagatgctgaaaggcataatctcatactgtgcaggaggaggcaatggtaaacttcccctgaattctaccaaagacaaccacagggctctgtggtcaccaggagtcgaaagtaattcgacggcacactttgccttttacCTTTAATACCATTAACTTCCTCCATTTTAATGGCCAGCTATTTTTAATAGAAGCTATTTCCATATGTAACACGTACCATTCGTGGACatctcccttttatatttctgataAGATTCTTCCATTGTGCCTTATAATATTGAATGGTGGTTCTCTGTGCAGTTTATTGGTTTTTAGATATTTACTTTAGATATAGAATACAGAATGATTTTACtgacttttgtggggaggggcataCTTTAAATACCAATTTATTGGTCAAACTGGAGACAACACTGTAACATGAAACTTTGACTCAGTAGCCATAATCCTTCA contains:
- the LOC128322609 gene encoding riboflavin-binding protein-like; the encoded protein is MKMLKFLVLLFFAILVGSNGQRKCLKGAGHKDKPTREDHLKECTLYAKSSCCYADITEKLAHSPVTKIKTTYWNRCGHLSKACESYMKKMECFYRCSPYAAYWEHPKYRAAIKSVPVCQNFCDDWYEACKNDLTCVKNWLKDWEIDHKGENHCKDKCIPYSQMYADGTDMCETMWGDSLKVSKSTCCLQMDVMDTMFIKTIQKMEASSSSSSSSSSSSSSSSSSSSSSSSSNSSSDEQVCRRHIKQSRRSKNKKAWRQSKPKHY